The following nucleotide sequence is from SAR324 cluster bacterium.
GATGTGATCAACTACATCCCAGCTCAATGGGCTGGAGCAGTAGCCCGAAAATCTGGATTGGCTGATGAAAGTGGTTGGTGTCCAGTTGACCACGTTACCTTCGAATCCACCCTGATTCCAAACGTCCATGTCATTGGTGATGCTAGTAAGGCTGGAGCGATGCCGAAGTCTGGTTTCTCAGCAAATAGTCAGGGTAAAGTAGTGGCTGCGGCTGTGGTTTCAATGTTTTGGGGAGAAGCCCCTGTTTCCCCATCCTTTGCCAATACTTGCTATAGTTATGTAACCCCTGATTATAGCGTTTCAGTGGCAGCAGTTTACAGCGTCCAAAATGGGGCAATTGCTGGGATAAAAGGCGCCGGGGGGGTGAGCCCCAAAGATGCCAGTGCAATTGTTCGTAAGACAGAAGCCACTTATGCGCAAGGCTGGTACGATAGTATCACCTACGACATGTTTGGCTAATTCATCATTGTAAGCAGGCTGTGTGTTACTTATGAAACCGCAGCCTGTTTTCATTCGGTATTCTCCTCAAGCAGAGGCAAACGCAATTCGATCTCAAGGCCTCCAAAAGATCCCCTCCGAGCACTTATCCTCCCCTGATGCGCTTGCATAAGTTCCTGGCAGATCGCCAAACCTAGTCCACTTCCGCCACTGACTCTATTTCTTGATTGTTCAGTTCTATAAAATCTGTCGAATAAATGTGGCAGATCTGCTTCTGAAACACCTGGTCCATTGTCACTTAGCAAAAGAACAACTTCATTCTGGTCAAAACCACTGCGAACATCCAGATTGCTATCTGAGGCATGGCGAGCGGTGTTTTCCATCAAGTTCAAGAGAACCTGGTGCAGGCGGTCGTAATCTCCATTAATGGGAAGTTCAGCTTGTGTTGGTGTCCAGTTAACTTTCACTCTCGCTGCCTCTAAACGAGTTTGAGCTTGTTTTAAAGCCTCGATCACTAGTTTATTGAGTTCAAGTGGCCTGAAAAAAAGTTCTAGCTTGCCGAGTTCAAGGTGATTGATGAGTCGGAGGTCTTCAACGATTCTCTGTAGTCGAGTTGTCTCCTGATGCAAAGAGGCTAGGCTACTTTTATCGAAAGAACGGACACCATCTTCGAGCGCCTCAATTTCTCCTTTCAAGATAGAAAGCGGAGTCCTCAGCTCATGAGCAGTATCTGCAAGCCACTGCTGCCGTTGGTATTCATAATTTTGGAGAGCAGCAGCCATTTCATTGAAGGCTTGCGCCAATTGCCCTAACTCATCAGAGGTTGCCACAGGAATACGCGTATCTAGTTGGTGTTCTCTCAGTTTTTCTGTTCCATTTTTTAACTCCTGCACTGGTTTCAGCAATTGTCTGGAAACTAACCAAGCGATCAAAGGACCTAGCAGGACTAGGGAGCCACCAAAAAACCAGAGCCACTGAAGGTTTCTCTCCAGAAAACGCAGGCCACTTTGTGGAACGTTTCCATGCCATTGAAGAAAGGCTACAATACGATGCCTATAATTTATCGGCATTCTCAAGACCACAGTTTGATTGGACGGCTGCCCCGCAATTAAGCGTCCTTGTGTGTCAACAAGTGTAAGATTGCTTCCCCATTCTTGGGCTCTAGGTGGTTTGCGAGCCCGTGGTCCACTCAAATCAGGACTTGATTCAAAAAGTTCAAAAGATTCATCAAAGTCTTCAAATAAATCCCTGGGACCATGTTTTCTTGGTCTCTGCATGCTTAAGGGAAAATTTTCTCCCTCTAAAACTGCCTGTCGCAGAGATTCCTGGAGTATGATGAACCAATAGATTCTTTGATTCTCCAGGAGGTTCCAACTGCGTTGGATAGCGTAGTGTTGTTCCAGCACTCCGACAACATAGCGAAGGCGTCCAGATTCTTGCTGTTGTAAAAAGCCTCTGAATTCTGAACGGACTTGGTTGTGTACAGCCAACATCATCAGACCCATCAACAACACAGCATGTAATAGAAAGGCTAAAAATAGCTTTGTGAACAATGAAAGCAATGGTTTTTGGAGCCCAATTTCTTGCTGATTCACAAGGCTAGATTTTTCGAGAAGTGAATAAATGGGCATCAATCGATTCTTGATGATCTGACCGAAATAACGAAAGTTAATCATCTGAGTCTAAGAAATAAGAATTTGGCTGGTATCTAAGATAGAGAAAAAACTGATTGATTCTTAAAAGATTAATTTCGCTTTTGAAAAAATATTTTCTATGGAAAAGAATGAACCCCTCTCGAGTGGACACTGACTTTGCTGATATGTTTTATTTTTTTAAAGTAAGACTGAAATCTTAGTTGACCCAAAATGTTGATAATCAAAGTCCAGAGGGTCTTACATATATATTTTAGTGACTATCAATTCCCAGAAAATTTTCGGTTCTGATTAATTGTTGGAATATTTCCAAATAATGAGGATGCTCCTTCTCAAATCGGGATTTTAATTCATTGTAAACGGATGAGGGAGGCGAAACACCCCAGTGTGGAGTATCAGGATTATCGATCCTCGCGGCCAAAAACCCATTTAGCCATTGGAGTTGAAGTTCTTTATTTTCAAGAGGTGGTAAGTACTCCGTTGGGATTGAGGTTGAACACCGAAAAGCGGCCCAACCGTATCCATACCAGTCAATCTGATTAACTTTCAAAATTGCCTCTTTGGGATTTTTTTTGCTAGTTTCTGAGGAGAAATTTTGCCATTATTAGTAATGTTGCAGAAGCTTAAAATTCGTGAAAGGAATTAAATGACATTTACTTCAGCTTACT
It contains:
- a CDS encoding ATP-binding protein, whose translation is MPIYSLLEKSSLVNQQEIGLQKPLLSLFTKLFLAFLLHAVLLMGLMMLAVHNQVRSEFRGFLQQQESGRLRYVVGVLEQHYAIQRSWNLLENQRIYWFIILQESLRQAVLEGENFPLSMQRPRKHGPRDLFEDFDESFELFESSPDLSGPRARKPPRAQEWGSNLTLVDTQGRLIAGQPSNQTVVLRMPINYRHRIVAFLQWHGNVPQSGLRFLERNLQWLWFFGGSLVLLGPLIAWLVSRQLLKPVQELKNGTEKLREHQLDTRIPVATSDELGQLAQAFNEMAAALQNYEYQRQQWLADTAHELRTPLSILKGEIEALEDGVRSFDKSSLASLHQETTRLQRIVEDLRLINHLELGKLELFFRPLELNKLVIEALKQAQTRLEAARVKVNWTPTQAELPINGDYDRLHQVLLNLMENTARHASDSNLDVRSGFDQNEVVLLLSDNGPGVSEADLPHLFDRFYRTEQSRNRVSGGSGLGLAICQELMQAHQGRISARRGSFGGLEIELRLPLLEENTE